In Haloplanus rubicundus, one DNA window encodes the following:
- a CDS encoding D-aminoacyl-tRNA deacylase, translating into MIALVVSRADSASEHVGEQLLDLGDWTERHDDSRPDADGGGTYYRTDGFSLRTFDDLHIYLERPDAAFDDPDLLVVVSRHSGETGPLLTAHFTGNVGDAEYGGEPGQFARACPNAAAEAVAALDRYAPEGYEVGTECTHHGPTDVGVPSMFVELGSDEAQWSDPAGAEAVARAVLDLRGIDADRDKQVAGFGGGHYAPRFGRVVRETAWAVGHVAADWGLEAMGNPATNRDVLRRVVEASATEYVLVDGDHGGLAGVLDDLGYRVVTETWLRETSDHSLPLVEAVEARMDTVSEGLRFGDVTPPVDGNGDPADAVVVTDLPTALVDAAHGVDAAATRAAVAGVAVAFETTEGGTRPSGRVALPADDPTAAADALTEALAAVLRESYDEVTRRDGEVIARTEAFDPAAAQDLGVPEGPAFGRLANGEAVDVDGERIDPDAVRTERTERFPAAE; encoded by the coding sequence GTGATCGCACTCGTCGTCAGCCGCGCCGACAGCGCCTCCGAACACGTCGGCGAGCAGTTGCTCGACCTCGGGGACTGGACCGAACGCCACGACGACTCGCGACCCGACGCCGACGGCGGCGGCACGTACTACCGGACCGACGGGTTCTCGCTTCGCACCTTCGACGACCTGCACATCTACCTAGAGCGTCCGGACGCCGCCTTCGACGACCCGGACCTCCTCGTCGTCGTCTCCCGACACTCGGGGGAGACGGGACCGCTCCTCACCGCCCACTTCACGGGCAACGTCGGCGACGCGGAGTACGGCGGCGAGCCGGGGCAGTTCGCCCGCGCCTGTCCGAACGCCGCCGCCGAGGCCGTCGCGGCGCTGGATCGATACGCGCCCGAGGGGTACGAGGTGGGCACCGAATGCACCCACCACGGCCCGACCGACGTGGGCGTCCCCTCGATGTTCGTCGAACTCGGGAGCGACGAGGCGCAGTGGTCGGACCCGGCGGGCGCCGAGGCCGTCGCCCGCGCCGTCCTCGACCTGCGCGGCATCGACGCGGATCGGGACAAGCAGGTCGCGGGCTTCGGCGGCGGCCACTACGCCCCCCGGTTCGGGCGCGTCGTCCGCGAGACGGCGTGGGCCGTGGGCCACGTCGCCGCGGACTGGGGCCTGGAGGCGATGGGGAATCCGGCCACGAACCGCGACGTACTCCGGCGGGTCGTCGAGGCCAGCGCGACGGAGTACGTCCTCGTCGACGGCGACCACGGGGGACTGGCGGGCGTCCTCGACGACCTGGGGTACCGCGTCGTCACCGAGACGTGGCTCCGGGAGACGAGCGACCACTCCCTCCCCCTCGTCGAGGCCGTCGAAGCCCGGATGGATACCGTGAGCGAAGGACTCCGGTTCGGGGACGTGACGCCGCCGGTCGACGGGAACGGGGACCCGGCGGACGCCGTCGTCGTGACCGACCTGCCGACGGCCCTCGTCGACGCCGCCCACGGCGTCGACGCCGCGGCGACGCGGGCCGCCGTCGCCGGCGTGGCCGTCGCCTTCGAGACGACGGAGGGTGGGACCCGCCCCAGCGGCCGGGTCGCCCTGCCGGCCGACGATCCGACCGCCGCGGCCGACGCGCTGACGGAGGCGCTCGCGGCCGTCCTCCGCGAGTCCTACGACGAGGTGACGCGTCGAGACGGGGAGGTCATCGCCCGGACCGAGGCGTTCGACCCCGCGGCGGCGCAGGACCTCGGCGTGCCGGAAGGACCGGCGTTCGGCCGCCTCGCGAACGGCGAGGCCGTCGACGTGGACGGCGAACGGATCGATCCCGACGCGGTGCGGACGGAGCGGACCGAGCGGTTCCCGGCCGCCGAATAG
- a CDS encoding RNA-protein complex protein Nop10 — MKSDIRVCSAWHDRHDRPVYTLGSTCPDCGAEAVNSAPAPFDPADPYGKYRRALKRRERE; from the coding sequence ATGAAATCCGACATCCGAGTGTGTTCGGCGTGGCACGACCGACACGACCGCCCCGTCTACACGCTCGGATCGACGTGCCCCGACTGCGGCGCCGAGGCGGTCAACAGCGCCCCGGCGCCGTTCGATCCGGCGGACCCGTACGGGAAGTACCGACGCGCTCTTAAGCGCCGCGAACGCGAGTAG
- a CDS encoding proteasome assembly chaperone family protein produces MDAIEIETVAEPTLSDPVLVEGLPGVGHVGKLAAEYLLEEFESELVRRVYADEFPPQVSIDEEGVAELVCAEFHAVETAGRDLLVLTGDHQAGSNAGHYHLTESFLDIAEGMGVADLYALGGVPTGELIEEYHVLGAVTDADLKADLEAEDVEFREDEPAGGIVGVSGLLLGIGRRRGLDATCLMGETSGYLVDPKSARAVLEVLEAVLDFELDYESLEDRAEEMEEVVGKIQEMQNQGAQMPTDDDLRYIG; encoded by the coding sequence ATGGACGCCATCGAGATCGAGACGGTCGCGGAGCCGACGCTGTCGGACCCGGTGCTCGTCGAGGGGCTTCCCGGCGTCGGACACGTCGGGAAACTCGCCGCCGAATACCTCTTAGAAGAGTTCGAGAGCGAACTCGTCCGGCGGGTGTACGCAGACGAGTTCCCGCCGCAGGTGAGCATCGACGAGGAGGGCGTCGCCGAGTTGGTCTGTGCGGAGTTTCACGCCGTCGAGACGGCGGGCCGTGACCTCCTCGTCCTCACCGGCGACCACCAGGCGGGGAGCAACGCCGGCCACTACCACCTCACGGAGTCGTTTCTCGACATCGCGGAGGGGATGGGCGTCGCGGATCTGTACGCCCTCGGCGGCGTCCCGACGGGCGAACTCATCGAGGAGTATCACGTCCTCGGGGCGGTGACGGACGCCGACCTGAAGGCCGACCTTGAGGCGGAGGACGTCGAGTTCCGCGAGGACGAACCCGCAGGGGGCATCGTCGGCGTGAGCGGCCTGTTGCTCGGCATCGGCCGCCGTCGAGGCCTCGACGCCACCTGCCTGATGGGCGAAACGAGTGGCTATCTGGTCGACCCCAAGAGCGCCCGTGCGGTACTCGAAGTGCTCGAAGCGGTCCTCGACTTCGAACTCGATTACGAGTCGCTGGAGGACCGCGCCGAGGAGATGGAGGAAGTCGTCGGCAAGATTCAGGAGATGCAGAACCAGGGCGCCCAGATGCCGACCGACGACGACCTGCGGTACATCGGCTGA
- a CDS encoding 30S ribosomal protein S27e: MTGSFFAVECADCGNEQTVFGKVSTTVNCAVCGSTLARPTGGQTAFEGEVVDTVEAR, translated from the coding sequence ATGACGGGGAGCTTCTTCGCCGTCGAGTGCGCGGACTGTGGTAACGAGCAAACGGTCTTCGGCAAGGTGTCGACGACGGTGAACTGCGCGGTCTGTGGCAGCACGCTCGCCCGCCCGACCGGCGGTCAGACGGCGTTCGAGGGCGAAGTCGTCGACACCGTCGAGGCACGGTAA
- a CDS encoding PH domain-containing protein, which yields MSDAATAGETGTATGDDGPPEWLSLDPGEEVVWMGRPAFETLYGTILSGLLLTVVLIGFLILLGLPFAYLRIQNTDYVVTTESLYVKSGVFSTNIETVDLDRIQNTEYNRSFWGKQFDYGSISISTAGSSGAEISFDGIPDAPAVRDRITELQRRRSERGEEDASDGGAPATAEQLTELIEEVRATREAFERIERRLVDSEASETSRTTGDDEASTLSSTDDAEADR from the coding sequence ATGAGCGACGCCGCGACTGCGGGCGAGACGGGCACCGCGACCGGCGACGACGGACCGCCCGAGTGGCTCTCGCTCGACCCCGGCGAGGAAGTCGTCTGGATGGGTCGGCCGGCGTTCGAGACGCTGTACGGGACCATCCTCAGTGGCCTCCTCCTGACCGTCGTCCTCATCGGCTTCCTCATCTTGCTCGGTCTTCCCTTCGCCTACCTGCGCATCCAGAACACGGACTACGTCGTCACCACCGAGTCGCTGTACGTCAAGTCGGGGGTCTTCTCGACCAATATCGAGACGGTGGATCTGGACCGCATCCAGAACACGGAGTACAACCGCAGCTTCTGGGGCAAGCAGTTCGACTACGGCTCCATCTCGATCAGCACCGCCGGCAGCAGCGGCGCGGAGATTTCCTTCGACGGGATTCCGGACGCTCCGGCCGTCCGCGACCGCATCACCGAACTCCAGCGCCGCCGGTCGGAACGCGGCGAGGAGGACGCGAGCGACGGCGGCGCCCCCGCCACCGCCGAACAGTTGACCGAACTGATCGAGGAGGTGCGCGCCACCCGCGAAGCGTTCGAACGGATCGAACGCCGACTCGTCGACAGCGAGGCGTCGGAGACGTCTCGAACGACCGGTGACGACGAGGCGTCGACCCTATCGTCGACCGACGACGCCGAGGCCGACCGCTGA
- a CDS encoding translation initiation factor IF-2 subunit alpha gives MKYSGWPDQGELVVGKVDEITDFGVFVDLEEYEDKRGLAHISEVASGWIKNVRDHVREGQTVVAKVLDVDEGSQQIDLSIKDVNEHQRKEKIQEWKNEQKADNWMAIAFGEDVSDERYESVANALLAEFESLYDAFESAAIHGTEALDEVDLDDDDVATVVETARENVSVPYVNVTGYVDLECPTGDGVDHIKAALQAAEGNGEVSDEIELSVSYVGSPEYRIQVQAPDYKTAESALEASAERARESISAAGGTGRYHRERETDDE, from the coding sequence ATGAAATACAGTGGCTGGCCCGATCAGGGTGAACTCGTCGTCGGCAAGGTCGACGAGATAACCGACTTCGGCGTCTTCGTCGACCTCGAGGAGTACGAGGACAAACGGGGCCTCGCGCACATCAGCGAGGTCGCCAGCGGCTGGATCAAGAACGTCCGCGACCACGTCCGCGAGGGGCAGACGGTCGTCGCGAAGGTGCTCGACGTGGACGAGGGGTCCCAGCAGATCGACCTCTCGATCAAGGACGTCAACGAGCACCAGCGCAAGGAGAAGATTCAGGAGTGGAAAAACGAGCAGAAGGCCGACAACTGGATGGCCATCGCCTTCGGCGAGGACGTCTCCGACGAGCGCTACGAGTCGGTGGCGAACGCCCTCCTCGCGGAGTTCGAGAGCCTCTACGACGCCTTCGAGTCCGCGGCTATCCACGGAACCGAGGCGCTGGACGAGGTCGACCTCGACGACGACGACGTGGCGACGGTCGTCGAGACGGCCCGCGAGAACGTCTCGGTCCCCTACGTCAACGTCACCGGCTACGTCGATCTGGAGTGTCCGACCGGCGACGGCGTCGACCACATCAAGGCGGCGCTGCAGGCCGCGGAGGGCAACGGCGAGGTGAGCGACGAAATCGAGCTCTCGGTGTCGTACGTCGGCTCGCCGGAGTACCGCATTCAGGTGCAAGCCCCCGACTACAAGACCGCGGAGTCGGCGCTCGAAGCCAGCGCCGAGCGCGCACGGGAGTCGATTTCGGCGGCTGGCGGCACGGGGCGGTACCACCGCGAGCGCGAGACCGACGACGAGTAG
- a CDS encoding PH domain-containing protein — MDSRPDWLSTDADETVVWQGAPRVRRILPTAAAATLWIALLVLAVTVGPRVTSLPVRAFPGVVLAGAALLLAVPAVAAVAWAYLRTTNVEYVLTDRNCYRKSGVLSTRVSRIGLSTVERTSLSKDVWGKQFDYGTISISTAGSDGVDLRFTDLDDPEPVRAEMRRLIGTRRSRVDPETTTPLDESTADALLADFRALRESAARVERGVSDR; from the coding sequence ATGGACTCCCGTCCCGACTGGCTCTCCACCGACGCCGATGAGACGGTCGTCTGGCAGGGTGCGCCTCGCGTCCGGCGCATCCTGCCCACGGCCGCCGCCGCAACGCTCTGGATCGCCCTCCTCGTCCTCGCCGTCACGGTGGGCCCACGAGTCACCTCCCTCCCCGTCCGTGCGTTCCCGGGCGTCGTGCTCGCGGGGGCGGCCCTCCTGCTCGCCGTCCCGGCCGTCGCCGCCGTCGCGTGGGCGTACCTCCGGACGACGAACGTCGAGTACGTGCTGACCGACCGGAACTGCTACCGGAAGTCCGGCGTCCTCTCGACACGGGTTTCCCGGATCGGCCTGTCGACCGTCGAGCGGACGAGCCTGAGCAAGGACGTCTGGGGCAAGCAGTTCGACTACGGCACCATCTCGATCAGCACCGCCGGCTCCGACGGCGTCGACCTCCGGTTTACCGACCTGGACGACCCCGAACCCGTCCGGGCGGAGATGCGGCGGCTGATCGGCACCCGTCGCTCGCGCGTCGACCCCGAGACGACGACGCCGCTCGACGAATCGACCGCCGACGCATTGCTGGCCGACTTCCGCGCCCTCCGCGAGTCGGCGGCGCGCGTCGAACGCGGGGTGAGCGACCGATGA
- a CDS encoding 50S ribosomal protein L44e: MQMPRRFNTYCPHCNGHFEHEVEKVRRGRETGMKWIDRQRARAKATIGNAGKFSKVPGGDKPTKKTHLKYRCAECGKAHMREGWRAGRLEFQE; encoded by the coding sequence ATGCAGATGCCACGCCGATTCAACACGTACTGCCCGCACTGCAACGGGCACTTCGAGCACGAGGTCGAGAAAGTGCGTCGCGGCCGCGAGACGGGGATGAAGTGGATCGACCGACAGCGCGCCCGCGCCAAGGCCACCATCGGCAACGCCGGGAAGTTCTCGAAGGTGCCCGGTGGCGACAAGCCCACCAAGAAGACCCACCTGAAGTACCGCTGCGCCGAGTGTGGCAAGGCCCACATGCGCGAAGGATGGCGCGCCGGTCGACTGGAGTTCCAGGAATGA
- the pdhA gene encoding pyruvate dehydrogenase (acetyl-transferring) E1 component subunit alpha, producing MTVDYDDGEFVRVLDEDGHVVDEETMPDLSDETLVGMYRDMRLTRHFDQRAINIQRQGRIGTFASAAGQEGAQVGSTYALADDDWILYQYREHGAVVVRGLDAGYLEYWMGHESGNASLADKHIFPLNIAIADHLPHAVGMSWASKLKGDDRAAVVHFGDGATSEGDFHEAMNFAGVFDTPTIFFCNNNGWAISHPVENQTATDTIAVKADAYGMPGVRVDGMDPLACYAVTKEAVERARNPAEGETRPTLIEAVTYRFGAHTTADDPTVYRDDEEVEKWKARDPLSRFEAFLHRTDRLDDELDADIQAAVEDHVARIIDESSEFEADPESMFDDAYAELPPELRRQREGFLSMLERYGDEAFLRD from the coding sequence CTGACCGTGGACTACGACGACGGCGAGTTCGTCCGGGTCCTCGACGAGGACGGCCACGTCGTCGACGAAGAGACGATGCCCGACCTCTCCGACGAAACGCTCGTCGGCATGTACCGGGACATGCGCCTGACTCGTCACTTCGACCAGCGGGCGATCAACATCCAGCGGCAGGGGCGGATCGGCACCTTCGCCTCCGCCGCGGGACAGGAGGGCGCACAGGTCGGGTCGACGTACGCGCTGGCGGACGACGACTGGATCCTCTATCAGTATCGCGAACACGGCGCCGTCGTCGTCAGGGGTCTGGACGCCGGCTACCTCGAATACTGGATGGGTCACGAGTCGGGCAACGCCAGCCTCGCCGACAAACATATCTTCCCGCTCAACATCGCCATCGCGGACCACCTCCCCCACGCCGTCGGGATGTCGTGGGCGTCGAAGCTGAAAGGCGACGACCGGGCGGCGGTCGTCCACTTCGGCGACGGCGCGACCAGCGAGGGCGACTTCCACGAGGCCATGAACTTCGCGGGCGTCTTCGACACGCCCACTATCTTCTTCTGTAACAACAACGGCTGGGCCATCTCGCATCCGGTCGAGAACCAGACGGCGACCGACACCATCGCGGTGAAAGCCGACGCCTACGGAATGCCGGGCGTCCGCGTCGACGGCATGGATCCCCTCGCCTGCTACGCGGTGACGAAAGAGGCGGTCGAGCGGGCACGGAATCCGGCCGAGGGCGAGACGCGCCCGACCCTGATCGAGGCGGTAACGTACCGCTTCGGCGCCCACACCACCGCGGACGATCCGACGGTCTACCGTGACGACGAGGAGGTCGAGAAGTGGAAGGCGCGCGACCCTCTGTCGCGGTTCGAGGCGTTCCTCCACCGGACCGACCGCCTGGACGACGAGTTGGACGCCGACATCCAGGCCGCGGTCGAGGACCACGTCGCGAGGATCATCGACGAGTCGTCCGAGTTCGAGGCCGATCCCGAGTCGATGTTCGACGACGCGTACGCGGAGTTGCCCCCGGAGTTACGGCGTCAACGCGAGGGCTTCCTGTCGATGCTGGAGCGGTACGGCGACGAGGCGTTCCTGCGGGACTGA
- the ftsZ gene encoding cell division protein FtsZ translates to MDSIVEEAIEDAEEPGDGTAAEVDANHAPSTDASPNEANRTGKMTDEELEDVLEDLQTDITVVGCGGAGGNTVNRMAEEGIKGANLVAANTDVQHLVDVEADTKILMGEEKTGGRGAGSLPQVGEEAAIESQEDIYGAIEGSDMVFVTAGLGGGTGTGSAPVVAEAARESGALTIAIVTTPFTAEGEVRRTNAEAGLERLRDVADTVIVVPNDRLLDSVGKLPVRQAFKVSDEVLMRSVKGITELITKPGLVNLDFADVKTVMEKGGVAMIGLGESDSEQKAQDSVRSALRSPLLDVDISGANSALVNVTGGTDMAIEEAEGVVEEIYDRIDPDARIIWGTSIDEELDGTMRTMIVVTGVESPQIYGRGEDAPAPEPGDDIDYVE, encoded by the coding sequence ATGGACTCCATCGTGGAGGAAGCAATCGAGGATGCCGAGGAGCCGGGGGATGGGACCGCGGCCGAGGTGGACGCCAACCACGCACCCAGCACCGACGCGTCGCCGAACGAGGCGAATCGAACGGGCAAGATGACCGACGAGGAACTCGAAGACGTTCTCGAGGACCTCCAGACGGACATCACGGTCGTCGGCTGCGGGGGCGCCGGCGGCAACACCGTCAATCGGATGGCCGAGGAGGGAATCAAGGGGGCCAACCTCGTCGCCGCCAACACCGACGTGCAGCATCTGGTCGACGTGGAGGCCGACACCAAGATCCTGATGGGGGAAGAGAAGACCGGCGGCCGCGGCGCCGGGTCGCTCCCGCAGGTCGGCGAGGAGGCCGCCATCGAGAGCCAGGAAGACATCTACGGCGCCATCGAGGGGTCGGACATGGTGTTCGTCACCGCTGGCCTCGGCGGCGGCACCGGCACCGGCTCCGCGCCCGTCGTCGCCGAGGCGGCCCGCGAGTCCGGCGCGCTCACCATCGCCATCGTGACGACGCCCTTCACCGCGGAGGGTGAGGTCCGGCGCACCAACGCCGAAGCCGGCCTCGAACGCCTGCGCGACGTGGCCGACACCGTCATCGTCGTGCCCAACGACCGCCTGCTCGACTCGGTGGGGAAACTCCCCGTCCGGCAGGCGTTCAAGGTGTCCGACGAGGTGCTGATGCGCTCGGTCAAGGGCATCACGGAACTGATCACCAAGCCCGGCCTCGTCAACCTCGACTTCGCCGACGTGAAGACGGTCATGGAGAAAGGCGGCGTCGCCATGATCGGCCTCGGCGAGAGCGACTCCGAGCAGAAGGCCCAGGACTCGGTGCGGTCGGCCCTGCGGTCGCCCCTGCTCGACGTGGACATCTCCGGCGCCAACTCGGCGCTCGTCAACGTCACCGGCGGCACCGACATGGCCATCGAGGAGGCGGAGGGCGTCGTCGAGGAGATTTACGACCGGATCGACCCCGACGCGCGCATCATCTGGGGCACCTCCATCGACGAGGAACTCGACGGGACGATGCGGACGATGATCGTCGTCACGGGCGTCGAGTCGCCACAGATCTACGGCCGCGGCGAGGACGCGCCGGCGCCCGAACCGGGCGACGACATCGACTACGTGGAGTAG
- a CDS encoding metallophosphoesterase, with product MPPDCILHGRTAYLPTASTLVVADLHAGRTHPEERRSSPATNAGILLNERRDLLDRLSAAVAATDPETVVFAGDLCHRFGAPSERTAGTVRALAGAVRAAGARPVAVAGNHDVGLGGVWPGPVHDAYRLADDTLVCHGHEAPDEPAERYVCGHLHPAIEIEGRKRDCFLYDPAGYRDRPTLVLPAFSTFAAGLRIERREAVDSPLVPDLDAVRPGVVDGPRATESRSAADDDGAEGTGTGETLWFPPLADLRPYLRR from the coding sequence GTGCCGCCCGACTGCATCCTCCACGGCCGGACGGCGTATCTCCCCACGGCGTCGACGCTCGTCGTCGCCGACCTCCACGCCGGGCGCACCCATCCCGAGGAGCGTCGCTCCTCGCCCGCGACGAACGCCGGCATCCTGTTGAACGAGCGCCGCGACCTGCTGGATCGGCTGTCGGCGGCGGTGGCAGCGACGGACCCGGAGACGGTGGTGTTCGCGGGCGACCTCTGTCACCGGTTCGGGGCGCCGAGCGAGCGAACCGCCGGCACGGTCCGAGCGCTCGCGGGGGCGGTCCGCGCGGCGGGGGCCCGCCCCGTCGCCGTCGCGGGCAACCACGACGTGGGACTCGGGGGCGTCTGGCCCGGGCCGGTCCACGACGCCTACCGTCTCGCCGACGACACTCTCGTCTGTCACGGCCACGAGGCCCCGGACGAACCCGCCGAGCGGTACGTCTGTGGTCACCTCCACCCAGCCATCGAAATCGAGGGTCGAAAGCGTGACTGCTTCCTGTACGATCCGGCGGGATACCGTGACCGGCCGACGCTGGTCCTGCCCGCGTTCTCGACGTTCGCGGCCGGACTCCGGATCGAGCGCCGTGAGGCCGTCGACTCGCCGCTGGTGCCCGACCTGGACGCCGTGCGGCCGGGGGTCGTCGACGGCCCACGCGCCACGGAGAGTCGGTCGGCGGCCGACGACGACGGGGCGGAGGGCACCGGGACCGGAGAGACGCTCTGGTTCCCACCCCTCGCCGACCTGCGACCGTACCTCCGTCGATAG
- a CDS encoding J domain-containing protein translates to MLPEWVQLLPPWMLAGVGMGAAAVVLVAGIFVAGDRLFPTAPTDRGPRIDGTDRRRGEIRTYLGSIGERYVEDADVEGYTVAFYLPEREVAITFDPQAFFAIERSGTHAILCEHEMPGHQLGRRLPFRTPDQGRRAGRTSTRIGAAFDRLGLPPTADTDEVKAAYRRRVKHVHPDHGGDSESFKRLQDAYATAKEHAD, encoded by the coding sequence GTGCTACCGGAGTGGGTGCAACTGTTGCCGCCGTGGATGCTGGCTGGCGTGGGGATGGGCGCCGCAGCCGTCGTCCTCGTGGCCGGTATCTTCGTCGCCGGCGACCGCCTGTTCCCCACCGCGCCGACCGACCGCGGGCCACGGATCGACGGCACCGACCGGCGGCGGGGCGAGATTCGAACCTACCTCGGCTCCATCGGTGAACGGTACGTCGAGGACGCGGATGTCGAGGGCTACACCGTCGCCTTCTACCTCCCCGAGCGGGAGGTGGCCATCACCTTCGATCCGCAGGCCTTCTTCGCCATCGAGCGGTCGGGGACCCACGCCATCCTCTGTGAACACGAGATGCCCGGCCACCAGTTGGGGCGTCGCCTCCCGTTCCGGACGCCCGATCAGGGGCGGCGGGCGGGGCGCACGTCGACCCGAATCGGTGCGGCCTTCGACCGCCTCGGCCTGCCCCCGACCGCCGACACGGACGAGGTGAAGGCGGCCTACCGGCGGCGGGTCAAGCACGTCCACCCCGACCACGGCGGGGACAGCGAGTCGTTCAAGCGACTGCAGGACGCCTACGCGACGGCGAAGGAACACGCGGACTGA
- a CDS encoding universal stress protein → MFDRLLIATDGSDCARRAAKYGIELAARYDADVDVVSVYRGGETQGQATLDEIADLAADAGVAVDTELLSGKPAKSIVDYADETGADLIVVGRRGRSGVRERLLGSITERVLRRSGPPVLTVPGSEVDADTGTAYDDILVTTDGSDLAAEAGPYAANLAGRFDAILHVLNAVDVQAAAGVFNAGGVDREYIERLERKGQRAVDDLIAGIDATDLDVREAVVQGYAPDVIADYVDENDVDLVVMSSEGQSNLAGQQLGTVAGRVLRTVDRPVLVVTED, encoded by the coding sequence ATGTTCGACCGACTCCTGATCGCGACCGACGGTAGCGACTGTGCGCGGCGGGCAGCCAAGTACGGCATCGAACTCGCGGCGCGATACGACGCCGACGTCGATGTCGTCTCGGTCTACCGCGGCGGCGAAACGCAGGGACAGGCGACCCTCGACGAGATCGCCGACTTGGCGGCCGACGCGGGCGTCGCCGTCGACACCGAACTGCTCTCGGGAAAACCGGCCAAGTCCATCGTCGACTACGCGGACGAAACCGGCGCCGACCTCATCGTCGTGGGGCGCCGTGGACGGTCGGGCGTGCGGGAACGACTGCTCGGCAGCATCACCGAGCGCGTCCTGCGTCGGAGCGGGCCGCCGGTGTTGACCGTGCCCGGGAGCGAGGTGGATGCCGACACCGGCACCGCGTACGACGATATTCTCGTCACCACCGACGGGAGCGACCTCGCGGCGGAGGCGGGACCGTACGCCGCGAACCTCGCCGGCCGGTTCGACGCGATCCTCCACGTCCTGAACGCCGTCGACGTGCAGGCCGCCGCTGGCGTGTTCAACGCCGGCGGCGTCGATCGCGAGTACATCGAGCGGCTCGAACGGAAGGGACAGCGGGCGGTCGACGACCTGATCGCGGGGATCGACGCGACGGATCTCGACGTCCGCGAAGCCGTCGTCCAAGGCTACGCCCCCGACGTGATCGCCGACTACGTCGACGAGAACGATGTGGACCTGGTCGTCATGTCCTCGGAAGGGCAGTCGAACCTCGCCGGCCAGCAGCTGGGTACCGTCGCGGGCCGTGTCCTCCGCACGGTCGACCGGCCGGTGCTGGTCGTCACCGAGGACTGA